The sequence AGCTAAATATAGCGGGAATGAGCTGTGTAAATTGCTCAAACGCTATCGAAAAGGTCTCAAAAAAGATAGATGGGGTGCTTGAAGCAAATGTAAATTTTGCAAACGCAAGCGGTGAGTTTGTCCTAAAAGACGCTAGCGTGCGTGAAGTTTTAGAGCAAAAGATAAAGAAGCTTGGCTATTTTGTGGCGACAAATATTGATGAATTTGAAGCCAAAAGAGATGAGCATATAACCTCGATAAAAAACAAATTTATATTTGCATTTATCGCAAGCATCGTGATAATGGCGCTTGAGATGTTCGCACCTCACAATATGTTAGTAAATTTACTGATGCTAGTTTTAGCAATTTTGGTGCTAGCTTTTAGCGGCAAAGACTTTTTTGCACACGCCATAGAGGCTGTCAAAAACAAAAACTACGATATGAACGTGCTTGTAGCTCTTGGAAGCGGCAGTGCGTTTTTATACTCGCTTTTTGTTGTGATCTTTTCAGATTTCATCCCAGATGATCTAAAAAACGTCTATATCTCGGGCGCAGCGATGATAATATCCTTTGTTTTGCTAGGTAAGTATCTTGAAGAGCGCTCAAAGGCAAAAGCTGGCGACTACCTAAAGACGCTACTTAAAATTTCACCAAAGACCGCCTTTTTGGTCATGCCAGATGGACAGAGCAAAGAGGTAAATGTAAATGAGCTAAAAGTAGGCGACATCGTCATCGTAAAAAATGGCTACAACATCCCAAGTGATGGCGTGATAGTTCAAGGTGGCGCTGAGATAGATGCTTCTATGCTTACAGGAGAGAGCTTGCCTGTTTATAAAGAGGTAGGCGATAGCGTATTTGCCGGCACTCTAAACACAAATGGCTACATAAGCGTCAAGGTGACAAAGGGTTCTTTTGAAAGCTTACTATCTCAAATTTTAAGCTTGCTAAGCGACGCTAGCTCCAAAAAGATGCCTATCGGACGGCTGGCTGATAAGATAGCAAATATCTTTGTGCCAAGCGTCGTGGCGATCTCAGTTCTTACATTTTTAATATGGATAATTTTTAGTGGAAATTTCGCCTATGCGATCTCTTGCGCGATCTGCGTGCTCATCATCTCATGCCCGTGCGCGCTTGGTCTTGCCACGCCAATAGCAATAGTAAGCTCCCTCGCGCGTGGCGCAAAAGCTGGGATTTTGGTGAAAAACCCAGAAGTTTTAGAGCTTATAAAAGATGCTAAATTTGTAGCATTTGATAAAACTGGCACGCTAAGTAAGGGGCTAATCAGCGTCAAAAACTCAAATTTGAGTGAAAAAGAGTTGGAGCTAGTGGCATCTGCTGAAAATTTAAGCGAGCATCCGATCTCAAAGGCGATCGTAAGATATGCAAAACAAAATTGCATAAATTTACAAAAGCTAAATGGTAAATTTCAAAACGTAGTTGGTCAAGGCATCGTCTATGAAGATGAAAGCAATAAGATAATAATAGGCAACGAAAAACTGCTCGCAGCAAACAATATCTTGCTAAATGAAGCTGATAGTAAAGCGATAAAAGAGGCTACAAATGATGGAAGCGGTGTCATACTTTGCACGGTCAATCAAAAATTTAGCGGCTTTTTAACGCTAAGCGATGAGCTAAAAAATGAAGCAAATAGCGTTATAAACGAGCTTGCAAGGTTAAATTTACAAAGCGTGATCCTATCAGGCGATGATAAAAAAGTAGTGGCAAATATCGCTAGCAAGCTAAATGTGAGCGAATACTACGCAAATATGCTACCTGAGGATAAATTTAACAAGGTAAAAGAGCTAATGAGCCGAGGTGGCGTGATCTTTGTGGGAGATGGTATAAATGACTCGCCATCGCTCAAAGAGGCAAGCGTTGGCATCGCTATGAACTCAGGCTCAGATATCGCTAAAGGCGCTGGTGATATCGTGCTTGTAAAAAATGACTTGCGTGGCGTGAGCGGGCTTGTAAAACTTGCAAATGCGACTATTGCTAACATAAAAGAGAATTTGTTTTGGGCATTTATGTATAACGCCATTTGCATACCAGTGGCTGCTGGCGTGCTCTATCCGGTATTTGGACTGCTTTTAAGCCCAGTTTATGGCTCAATGGCGATGTGCTTAAGCTCGGTTACTGTCGTGCTAAATGCACTTAGACTTAGATATTTGAAGCTTAAGGATTAAATTTGAGACTTGGAGAGCTTTATAGCGTCGTAGCGGCTGCACTTGCTACAAATTTCAATGGCATCTTGGGTGTCTCATCTTTTATGCGTATCAAAAAGACAAATGCGTGGATAACGCAAACAAAGAGCGATGCAAACATAAAAGGAAATGAGCTTTACACTAAATTTATCAAAGATGAGAGTAGTGCGGCCTTGTGTGATGATTTTGTCATTTTGAAGGCAAAATTTGAAGCAAGCTACTATTTTTCAAGCGCAAAAGATGATTTGGCGCAATTTTACAAGGCTATAAATTTTGAGCCAAAAATGGGTGAGGTTGATAGCATCTCAAATCAGCTCATTTTGATAGCAAATATCTTAAAAAAGGAGGCGACAAAAGAGTCTATGCAGCTTCTTGCTGCTTTTAGCCTCTCATTTTTATTACCATATGCCGAGCAACTTGCAAAAGAGCTTGAGCAAAACGCTTGCAGTAACTTCTATAAGTCAATGGGATACTTTTTAGAGGATTTTTGTTTGGTTTTAAAAACTATTATCGGTAAGGCTTAGTCTTAAGCCTGTACCATTTCTGTCATTTGAGTTTTAATACTTAAAATGTTATTTTGAATGCTTGATTGTTCTAAATTTAGATGATGAAGCATTTGCATAGAATCACGATCTTTCAGGTGCTGGATGCTTGAAATTTGATCAGCTATATCGCTTCTTTGATCTTGTAATTTTTCTAAATTTTTTTGTAACTCTGTGACATCTTCTTTTCTAATAATTGTAGGTTTTTGTCTAACTTCTTCTCTTTGTTCTACATGCACATCATTACTTCTAACGATATCTTTTGTGCCATAGCCAGAAGACACTAATATGCTGGTTTTAGCGCTACTCGATGATATAGATGTGTAGCCATTATGATAGAAAACATTTGAGTTCATATTTGCATCTATTTGCATATCGTCCTTCCTTTTTAGTTTATTTCTTCATTTATAACTATATCGGCAATAAATCAAAAAACTTGAAATAGTTTTTAAAAAGTTGCTGGGCGAATTATATTTTAATAACCTTAAATGTAAATTATATATATAACTTTTTTACTACTCTAGCATAATTTTTATATTACATTTCACTTTTTTGAGCAAAAAATTTATTTTTAAAATGCTTGTAAAAGCCTAGTTAAGCACCATTTTGTTAAAATCACGCAAAATTAGTCAAAGGCAAAGCTATGAAAAAAGATGAAAATGCACATAAAAAGATGTGGGAGGGTAGATTTAGCGAGGCTAGCTCGAAGTTGCTCGAGGAATTTAACGCTTCTATAAATTTTGATAAAAATCTTTTTGAAGAGGATATCGCTGGCAGTAAAGCGCACGCTAAAATGCTTGGCATTTGTGGAATTTTAAAAAAAGATGAGTCAGAGGCGATCATCAAGGGGCTTGATGAGGTTTTAGCTGAGATAAGGGCTGGTAAATTTGCTTTTAAGATAGAGGATGAGGATATCCACATGGCGGTTGAAAAGCGCCTTAGCGAGATCATCGGAGCTGAGCTTGGTGGCAGACTTCACACAGCTAGAAGCAGAAACGATCAGGTTGCGCTTGATTTTAAATTTTACGTTTTGAAGAAAAATTTAGAAATTTCATCTCTCATTAAAGAGCTCATCGCCACACTTGCAAATTTAGCCAAAAACCACAAAGATACGCTAATGCCAGGCTACACGCACCTTCAGCACGCCCAGCCAGTAAGCCTTAGCTACCATTTGCTAGCCTACGCTTTTATGTTTAAAAGGGATTTTGAGCGATTTGTCAGCTCGTATGAGCGAAACAACCTAAGTCCGCTTGGCTCAGCAGCCCTTGCAGGCACGCCGCACAAGATAGATAGGAGCATCGTTGCAAACGAGCTTGGCTTTGCAGGTTGCACGCAAAATGCGATGGATAGCGTGAGCGACCGCGACTTTGCGCTGGAGATTTTATTTAACATTAGTGTTTTTATGACACACGCTTCTAGGCTTTGCGAGGAGCTCATACTTTGGAGCTCGCAGGAATTTGGCTTTGTAAGCATTAGTGATGCTTATAGCACGGGTAGCTCCATCATGCCTCAAAAGAAAAATCCAGACGTCGCTGAGCTCATACGCGGTAAAACTGGGCGTGTAAATGGAAATTTAGTAGCGCTGCTAACGACGATGAAGGGCTTGCCACTTGCTTACAATAAAGATATGCAAGAAGATAAAGAGGGTATTTTTGATAGCGTTGCGACCATTTTAAGCTCAGCTACTATCTTAAATGAGATGATAAAAACGGCTAAATTTAATGAAAAAAATATGCTAAAAGCGACAAAAACAGGCCATCTAAGTGCCACTGATCTGGCTGACTATCTAGTGCGTGAGAAAAATATACCATTTAGAACGGCTCATTTCATCACCGGAAAAGCTGTGGCAAAGGCTGAAAACTTGGGGCTTGATCTAAGTGAGCTAAACAAAGAGCAGCTAAAAAGTGTCGATGAAAATTTAGATGAAAATGCTATTAAATTTCTAGATCTGCACGCTTCAAAAGAGGCCCGCACTTCAAAAGGCGGCACGGCAAATAAAAGTGTGGAGGATCAGATAGAAATTTTGGAGACTTGGCTTCAAAATTAAGGAGTAATGAGATGATCGTTGGAATTTTATTAAAGAACTATAAAATATATGGAGGAGTTAAATATATACCAGTTACTACTAGTCATAATTTTACAGCATATATAGGTGATAATGGTGCAGGAAAAAGTTCAATTTTGGAGGCTCTTGATACTTATTTTAATGACAGGGAATGGAACCTAACGAAAGGAGCAAGCACTACCGATGCAAATACACCATATATAGTAGTTATTCATCTATTAAAAAAAGATATAGTTAATAAAATTATTAAAAATTATGATAAAAATGATAATGAGCTAGCAGATAAAGTTAAAAAAATTAGTGAATATTTATGGAATTTTGAGCAGGTTGAGAATGATTTTAGAAGCAATAAAAGTCAAGAGCCTAAAAACTTAGTTAATGATTTAAAAAAAATTGATATTTTATATCGTGAAAGTCATTATTTAATTATTTCTGGTAATGCTCATAAGGATGATTATAGTGCATATTTTGGTTCTTTTGATAGTATTATTTCAAAATTATTTGAAATTAAATTTAATAGCCAAAAGGAAAGCGAAAATAAAGATTTTAGAGAATGCTTTAAGTATTTAAATCATATTGTTTGGGATTGTTATTCATATATTTACATGCCAGTAGAAGCTGGGATAGAGGAGTTTACAAAGCTTGAGACTGATAATATGCAAAAATTAATCGGTATGGATATTAGCACTAAAATAGAAAAAATAATTAAGACACCTTTGCAAAGTATAAATACAGATTTAAATGTATTTGTTAGAGAGTTGGAAAACGATCTTTTAAACCTTTATGCCTATAAGAGTCCTTCAAATAGAATTAATATTACACCAAAGGAATTAATAGATAAAGTTATTGAGTTGTTTTTTTCAATAAGAGTTTTACATAAAATAGTTGATGGTAATAAAATAAAAGCTGACAGCTTAAGTTCTGGTGAGAAAAGACAGGCACTTATAGATATAGCTGCGGCATTACTAGATAGTCAAACTATAGAACACAAAGAAATTATACTTGCCATAGATGAACCAGAAGCATCTTTAAATTTATCAAAAAATTTTGCTCAATTTGAAAAGTTAATAGAAATTTCACAATATAAAGCACAAGTTATTGTGACTACTCATTGGTACGGTTTTCTCCCAGTTGCTATCAACGCAAATGCACACTTTCTGACAAAGAAAAACGCAAAAGATAGCCTTGAATTTAATTTTAACACATTTGATTTATATAATTATAGGGAAAAGTTGAAACAAATTAGAAATATAGACTATACTCAAATACCAAGCGATATTCAACTTAAAAGTATTTATGATTTGGTTCAATCAATTGTTTCATCGGTAAGGCTTGATAAACCATATAATTGGTTGATTTGTGAGGGTAGCTCTGATAAAATTTATTTTGACTTCTATTTTAAAGATTTGGTGGAAAAGTATAATTTAAGAATATTGCCAGTTGGTGGGGCATCTGAAGTCATAAAAATTTATGAGTATCTAAAATTGCCAATGTCGGAAAAAGATAACATAAATGGCAAGATATATTGCTTGATTGATAGTGATGGTAAGAGTGAACAGCTTGTATGCAAAGGTGCATGGGATAAAAAAATGGTGGCAAAAAGAATTCTAAATAAAAACAGTGAGAAAAGAACGATTTTAGTTGATGTGGGTTACAATGATTGTGAAATGAAAACTGAGATAGAGGACTGTTTGAACGGTATTGTTTTTGTTAAAGCATTAAAAACATATATTGAAGACGAAGATATCTCTGCTATACTTGGAGATGTAAAGAATTTTAAAGACGACAAATCTCTTAATTCACACTTTTGTTTTAATCTAAGAGATGATGACAGAAAAATACTAAAAGACTTTTTTGATCAAGATAGTGGATATAGAAAAATAGAGTTTGCTAAAAAATATGTTGAAATAGCTCTAGATAATAACGCCAAAAGTCCAGATTGGATCGACGAGATTGAAAATTGGTTTAAGGAGTAAAAAATCAAAATAAATTTTTAAAATCGCAACCATATAGTAGAATTTTTAATTATAATTACGCGAAATTTACAAATTTTAAAGGATGAAAAATGTTTTTTGACAGCAAAAATAAAGAGCTTGGTAGTAAAAATGAAGCTTTAGAAAGAGAAAATGAAGCTTTAAAGGCTGAAATTTTAGCACTTAAAAATGAGCTAAAAAATGTCAAAACTTGCGAGCCAAAAGAGCAAGCTAAGGATAAGCAAGAGGCTGTAAATTTGCTGCTTACTAGCTATCAAGATGGTATGAATTTCTTGCAATCAACCATCGAAGAAAACCTAAAAATGCTTGAAAATATAAACCATTTAAATGAAAAAACCTTCAAAGAAACAGGCGAGCTAAAGTCTCAAACGGCTGAAATTTTAAGCTCGATCGAGCAAGTAAGCCAGATGAGTGGCGATCTCTCAAACGACGCTTCTTCGCTTGATGGAAGCGTAAATTCTATCGTTGAGATCATAAATCTCATAAAAGACATCTCAGATCAGACAAATTTGCTAGCACTAAATGCTGCTATCGAGGCGGCTCGTGCGGGCGAGCATGGACGCGGCTTTGCAGTCGTTGCAGATGAGGTTAGAAAGCTTGCAGAGCGCACGCAAAAGGCTACACTTGAGGTTGAAGTAAATATAAATGGCCTTAAGCAAAGTGCAAATACGATGATCGAAATGAGCGAGAGTTTCTCTAAAATTTCAGCAAATGCGATGCAAATTTTAGGCGGTTTTGAGGGCAACATCTCAAGCGTAAATGCCAACACGCAAAACATCCTAAATCAAGCTCTAAATGTCACAAACGAAGTAAATGTAAGCAACGGCAAGATAGATCACATCAACATGAAGCTAAATGGCTACCGAGGCGTGCTTCTTGGCGAGATAAATAAAATTCAAGACGTGCATGAGTGTAGATTTGGCAAGTGGTATGAAAAGGATGTGAAAAATACCATCATAAAAGATCCAAGAACCCTCTCAAGCATAGCTACGCACCACGAAAATGTCCATCACGGACTAGATAAGGCTATGGCGATTTTTGCTGACAAAGATAAGGGGCATCTAGCAGGTGTCGAGATACTAAAAGATGTCGAGCACTCAAGTAAAGCAGGCTTTGAAGAGCTACTTGAAGCGGTAAAAGCTGCTAGGAAATAAATTTATTTAATTTTAGATGTTTTAAAAAGTAAAAATTTGAAGTGAAATTTAGACTCAAAAAGAGTCTAAATTTTATTTTTAAAATGTGCTTTGTGGATCAGCTACGCCTTCACTCCAGCCAAGTTTTGCGCCAGCAAGTAGGTGAAAGTGTAGGTGCATAACCTCTTGACCGCCGTTTTCGCCGCAGTTTGTTATGAGGCGGTAACCGCTCTTATCAACGCCCATTAAGCTCGCCACTTCTTGGATAAATTTAGTCATCTCGCCCATCAAAACTGGATCCATCTCTTGGAAGTTTTTGTAGTGTTTTTTAGGGATGATGAGGATGTGGATCGGCGCTTTTGGGTTGATGTCGTTAAAAGCTAGAAATTTCTCGCTTTCAAGCACTTTGTTACAAGGAATTTCACCAGCAACGATCTTTTCAAATATGGTCATTTTAGCTCCTTTGAAAGTTTGAGAAATTATATCAAAGTGTGCTTAAATTTCGCGCTTTTTATCTTGATTTTAACTCTTTTTCTATAAAATCGATGCAAAAATTCATAAAGGTAAAAAATTGCAAGATTTCATTAACAAAATCAAAAATGAAATTTCAACTCTTGATGATCTCGAGAAGGTCAGGGTAGAAATTTTTGGCAAAAAGGGCATCTTGGCGCAAGGCTTTGCAAAGCTAAAAGAGCTTGGCGAAGATGAAAAAAAGGAATTTGCAGCAAATTTAAATAAGCAAAGAGATGAGCTAAGCGCGCTTATAGAAGCCAAAAAGGCTGAGCTTAGCGAGCAAGAGATAGATAATAAGATGAAAAAAGAGGCCGCTGATATCACGCTCTTTAACGAGCCTGTTGCTAGCGGGGCGCTGCACCCTGTGATGGCTACGATGGATAAGATAATTGAGTATTTTTTAGCTCTAAATTTCTCGCTCGAGACTGGACCGCTTATAGAAGATGATTTTCACAACTTTGAGGCGCTAAATTTACCAAAATACCACCCAGCAAGGGATATGCAAGATACATTTTACCTAGATGATTTTAGACTTTTAAGGACGCATACGAGCCCAGTTCAGGTGCGAACTATGTTAAATCAAAAGCCACCTATCCGCATGATAGCGCCAGGCACGGTCTTTAGACGTGATATGGACTTAACGCATACACCGATGTTTCACCAGGTCGAGGGCCTTGTGGTGGAGGACGCTGAGAAAGTTAGCTTTGCAAATTTAAAATCAATGCTTGAGGGCTTTTTGAAGCACATGTTTGGCGCCGTTGAAGTGCGCTTTCGCCCTAGCTTTTTCCCATTTACGGAGCCTAGCGCAGAGGTTGATATTAGTTGTATATTTTGCCACGGCAAGGGCTGCAGGGTGTGCAAGCAGACTACTTGGCTTGAGGTGCTTGGATGCGGCGTTGTTGATCCAAATGTATTTAAGGCGGTTGGCTATAAAAATGTAAGTGGATATGCCTTTGGCCTTGGCGTTGAGAGATTTGCGATGTTGCTTCATAGAGTGCCTGATCTAAGGTCACTTTTTGAGGGAGATTTAAGATTGTTGGAGCAGTTTAAATGATAATTTCAAAGCATTGGTTAAACGAGTGGATCGACCTTGGCGAGGTTAGCGGCGAGACACTTTCAAAGACATTAAATTCAATCGGTTTAGAAGTTGATAGCTATAAAGAGATAAATTTACCAAAGAGCATCGTAGTTGGCTACGTAAAAAGTAGAGAAAAGCACCCAGATGCCGATAAGCTAAGCGTTTGTCAGGTTGATGTTGGCAGCGAAACGCTTCAGATAGTGTGTGGGGCTAAAAACGTCGAGGCTGGTCAGTTTGTGCCAGTTGCGCTCATTGGTACGACGATGCCAAATGGTCTTGAGATCAAAAAGGCAAAGCTGCGAGGCATCGAGTCATGCGGTATGATCTGCTCTTCAACTGAGCTAGGACTACCTAAGACAAATGACGGCATCTTGCCACTTGATGAGAGTATCGGCAAGCTAAAACTTGGCACAAGTCTTGGTGAATTTGAAGCGTTTAAAGATGTGATCATCGAGGTTGATGTCACAGCAAACAGGGGCGACTGCCAAAATTTACACGGCATCGCAAGAGAAATTTGCACCGCACTTGATCTAAATATGAAAGATAGTCACGAAAATGAAGATAGCGAAAATTTACTAGGCATCGGCAGGATCGCATCTGTGCGAACCGAAGATAAGGTAAATGGCTCGTTTTTGTATAAAGCATTTGAGCTAAAAAATGCATTAAGTGAAAATTTATTAACTCGCTTGAGGCTAGCTCTAATTGATTGTCAAAAGACAAATTTAGTAGAAAGACTGCTTGAATACGCGACATTTTGCACGGGCGTCTTGTTTAGAGCTTATGATCACGCTAAGCTTGTGGGCGAGGGCGAAAAAGCAGTTTTTGACATCAAAAACGGCGAAAATGGTGAGTGCGTGGTCTTTTGCGAGGATAAAAATTTAGGCGTTGCTGGAATTTACCAAAGCGATGAGGCTAGGGTTGATGAGGGCTCAAAGGTGATCTTGGTAGAGGCTAGCTACGTAAAACCAGATATTGT is a genomic window of Campylobacter concisus containing:
- a CDS encoding oxidoreductase; this translates as MRLGELYSVVAAALATNFNGILGVSSFMRIKKTNAWITQTKSDANIKGNELYTKFIKDESSAALCDDFVILKAKFEASYYFSSAKDDLAQFYKAINFEPKMGEVDSISNQLILIANILKKEATKESMQLLAAFSLSFLLPYAEQLAKELEQNACSNFYKSMGYFLEDFCLVLKTIIGKA
- a CDS encoding CZB domain-containing protein; translation: MKLNGYRGVLLGEINKIQDVHECRFGKWYEKDVKNTIIKDPRTLSSIATHHENVHHGLDKAMAIFADKDKGHLAGVEILKDVEHSSKAGFEELLEAVKAARK
- the argH gene encoding argininosuccinate lyase: MKKDENAHKKMWEGRFSEASSKLLEEFNASINFDKNLFEEDIAGSKAHAKMLGICGILKKDESEAIIKGLDEVLAEIRAGKFAFKIEDEDIHMAVEKRLSEIIGAELGGRLHTARSRNDQVALDFKFYVLKKNLEISSLIKELIATLANLAKNHKDTLMPGYTHLQHAQPVSLSYHLLAYAFMFKRDFERFVSSYERNNLSPLGSAALAGTPHKIDRSIVANELGFAGCTQNAMDSVSDRDFALEILFNISVFMTHASRLCEELILWSSQEFGFVSISDAYSTGSSIMPQKKNPDVAELIRGKTGRVNGNLVALLTTMKGLPLAYNKDMQEDKEGIFDSVATILSSATILNEMIKTAKFNEKNMLKATKTGHLSATDLADYLVREKNIPFRTAHFITGKAVAKAENLGLDLSELNKEQLKSVDENLDENAIKFLDLHASKEARTSKGGTANKSVEDQIEILETWLQN
- a CDS encoding histidine triad nucleotide-binding protein; the encoded protein is MTIFEKIVAGEIPCNKVLESEKFLAFNDINPKAPIHILIIPKKHYKNFQEMDPVLMGEMTKFIQEVASLMGVDKSGYRLITNCGENGGQEVMHLHFHLLAGAKLGWSEGVADPQSTF
- the pheS gene encoding phenylalanine--tRNA ligase subunit alpha; amino-acid sequence: MQDFINKIKNEISTLDDLEKVRVEIFGKKGILAQGFAKLKELGEDEKKEFAANLNKQRDELSALIEAKKAELSEQEIDNKMKKEAADITLFNEPVASGALHPVMATMDKIIEYFLALNFSLETGPLIEDDFHNFEALNLPKYHPARDMQDTFYLDDFRLLRTHTSPVQVRTMLNQKPPIRMIAPGTVFRRDMDLTHTPMFHQVEGLVVEDAEKVSFANLKSMLEGFLKHMFGAVEVRFRPSFFPFTEPSAEVDISCIFCHGKGCRVCKQTTWLEVLGCGVVDPNVFKAVGYKNVSGYAFGLGVERFAMLLHRVPDLRSLFEGDLRLLEQFK
- a CDS encoding AAA family ATPase, producing the protein MIVGILLKNYKIYGGVKYIPVTTSHNFTAYIGDNGAGKSSILEALDTYFNDREWNLTKGASTTDANTPYIVVIHLLKKDIVNKIIKNYDKNDNELADKVKKISEYLWNFEQVENDFRSNKSQEPKNLVNDLKKIDILYRESHYLIISGNAHKDDYSAYFGSFDSIISKLFEIKFNSQKESENKDFRECFKYLNHIVWDCYSYIYMPVEAGIEEFTKLETDNMQKLIGMDISTKIEKIIKTPLQSINTDLNVFVRELENDLLNLYAYKSPSNRINITPKELIDKVIELFFSIRVLHKIVDGNKIKADSLSSGEKRQALIDIAAALLDSQTIEHKEIILAIDEPEASLNLSKNFAQFEKLIEISQYKAQVIVTTHWYGFLPVAINANAHFLTKKNAKDSLEFNFNTFDLYNYREKLKQIRNIDYTQIPSDIQLKSIYDLVQSIVSSVRLDKPYNWLICEGSSDKIYFDFYFKDLVEKYNLRILPVGGASEVIKIYEYLKLPMSEKDNINGKIYCLIDSDGKSEQLVCKGAWDKKMVAKRILNKNSEKRTILVDVGYNDCEMKTEIEDCLNGIVFVKALKTYIEDEDISAILGDVKNFKDDKSLNSHFCFNLRDDDRKILKDFFDQDSGYRKIEFAKKYVEIALDNNAKSPDWIDEIENWFKE
- a CDS encoding heavy metal translocating P-type ATPase, with protein sequence MPLKVKLNIAGMSCVNCSNAIEKVSKKIDGVLEANVNFANASGEFVLKDASVREVLEQKIKKLGYFVATNIDEFEAKRDEHITSIKNKFIFAFIASIVIMALEMFAPHNMLVNLLMLVLAILVLAFSGKDFFAHAIEAVKNKNYDMNVLVALGSGSAFLYSLFVVIFSDFIPDDLKNVYISGAAMIISFVLLGKYLEERSKAKAGDYLKTLLKISPKTAFLVMPDGQSKEVNVNELKVGDIVIVKNGYNIPSDGVIVQGGAEIDASMLTGESLPVYKEVGDSVFAGTLNTNGYISVKVTKGSFESLLSQILSLLSDASSKKMPIGRLADKIANIFVPSVVAISVLTFLIWIIFSGNFAYAISCAICVLIISCPCALGLATPIAIVSSLARGAKAGILVKNPEVLELIKDAKFVAFDKTGTLSKGLISVKNSNLSEKELELVASAENLSEHPISKAIVRYAKQNCINLQKLNGKFQNVVGQGIVYEDESNKIIIGNEKLLAANNILLNEADSKAIKEATNDGSGVILCTVNQKFSGFLTLSDELKNEANSVINELARLNLQSVILSGDDKKVVANIASKLNVSEYYANMLPEDKFNKVKELMSRGGVIFVGDGINDSPSLKEASVGIAMNSGSDIAKGAGDIVLVKNDLRGVSGLVKLANATIANIKENLFWAFMYNAICIPVAAGVLYPVFGLLLSPVYGSMAMCLSSVTVVLNALRLRYLKLKD